In Nicotiana tabacum cultivar K326 chromosome 17, ASM71507v2, whole genome shotgun sequence, one DNA window encodes the following:
- the LOC142171509 gene encoding myricetin 3-O-methyltransferase 3-like, with translation MDISKDQNKNIMSNEEEDLLSVMQLPIGLALNMVLKVTMELGIFDLLSKAGPNAQLSSSQIASQIPIKNPQAPLMIEKILSFLASQSLLSFTLCKDENGVKQSLLYSLTSLSRNLVTNEDGVSLAPTFLLLNDQAMVTSWFHLKDAILEGEIPFNKAHGMDVFEYHGKDSRYAGVTNRSTQSINRKTINKILESYNGFQEVQQLVDVGGALGLTIASIVSKYPHIKGVNFDLPHVIKIAPTYPGVEHVSGDMFQSVPQGDAIFMKHVLHDWDDDDCIKILKNCWKSLPNFGKLVLVEHIKPEYPKTDLISKNALFLDVFLMIVTSGGKERTKEEFETLAKKAGFAGFKVISSAFFIWIMELYK, from the exons atgGACATATCAAAAGATCAAAACAAGAATATTATGTCCAATGAAGAGGAAGATTTGTTAAGTGTTATGCAGTTGCCAATTGGTTTAGCTCTTAACATGGTCTTGAAAGTCACAATGGAACTTGGTATATTTGATCTTTTGTCAAAAGCTGGTCCAAATGCACAATTATCCTCTTCCCAAATTGCTTCACAAATTCCAATAAAAAACCCTCAAGCCCCACTTATGATTGAAAAGATTTTGAGTTTTCTTGCAAGTCAATCCTTGTTGAGTTTCACACTTTGTAAGGATGAAAATGGAGTTAAACAAAGTTTATTATATAGTTTGACATCTCTTAGTAGAAATCTTGTCACTAATGAAGATGGAGTATCACTTGCTCCCACATTTCTCTTGTTGAATGACCAAGCCATGGTTACTTCTTG GTTTCACTTGAAGGATGCAATTCTTGAAGGAGAAATACCGTTCAATAAGGCCCATGGAATGGATGTATTTGAATATCATGGAAAGGACAGTAGATATGCAGGGGTAACTAACAGATCTACACAAAGCATCAACAGAAaaaccataaataaaattcttgaGTCCTACAATGGTTTTCAAGAAGTACAACAATTGGTAGATGTTGGAGGTGCACTTGGTTTAACAATAGCTTCTATAGTTTCCAAATATCCTCATATTAAGGGTGTTAATTTTGATCTCCCCCATGTCATCAAGATTGCTCCTACATATCCCG GTGTTGAGCATGTTTCAGGAGATATGTTTCAATCTGTTCCACAAGGAGATGCAATCTTCATGAAG CATGTACTCCATGATTGGGATGATGATGATTGCATAAAGATATTGAAGAATTGTTGGAAATCTTTACCTAACTTTGGTAAATTGGTACTAGTTGAACATATAAAGCCAGAATATCCAAAGACTGATCTGATTTCCAAGAATGCATTATTCCTTGATGTGTTTTTGATGATAGTTACTTCTGGagggaaagaaagaacaaaagaagaatTTGAAACCCTAGCAAAAAAGGCTGGATTTGCTGGTTTCAAAGTCATAAGttctgcattttttatttggattATGGAATTGTACAAGTAG